The sequence below is a genomic window from Desertifilum tharense IPPAS B-1220.
CGTGAATAATAAGTAAAAGATAATTAACGTCCCGCAATTCATGGATATTACGGAGTTTTTTCAACAAAGTTCGGGTAAGTGGTTTTCTCAGCGAACTGCTCACCACCTCGCCTTTAAACAAACAGAGTCGGGTCAATCGAATATTGAAATTGCCATGCTAGAGGCAAACGATCCCGCCATTGCCAAACTCTGCGAACAATATCAAATCGATCCGGCTTTGGCTTTATGTGGCGCTCGCGTTTCGTGGAATGGCACGATGGACTGGGATGAAGAAAAGCATAGTGGTTCTACTGTTCTAGTTCCTGTGGCCGATCCAGACAAGCCGAATGAGGGGAAACTACTACGCGAAGTGGGTTATGCCGAAAAGGTCCCCGTCGCTGGACGTTACGTGATGGGTGACGATGGTGCCTTAACCCTGATCACGGACTACGAAACCATGTATTCTGAGGAACGCTTGTGGTTTGCTAGCCCCAATTTGCGATTGAGAACGAGCATCCTGAAGCGGTTTGGCGGCTTTAGTATGGCGTCGCTGTGTTCGGAAATTCGCATGGGGGTAACGGCTCCACCCCAATCCTAAAATGGGGGAGAGACGCGGATTCACGTCTCTCCCTGCGGGGTTATTTGCGTTTAAATAGACCAGAAACTGCATTAGTGACGTTTGCAACGGTGTTTTGAATTAAATTCCCTGCACCGGGTTGCGGGGGGACAGCAAGCTGGATGGGTTCGTCTGCAAACTCTTCGCCTTTGAGTTTGTAGCCGTACTCTAGGTTTTGCTGGTTTTTCCGCAGAATGGGATACAGGCGAAAAGCACCTTGGCGCAAGTCTTCTAAGTTGGCGAAAATCGCTTGGTTAATTTGATTGCTGCGATTCACCGTGAGAGAGCCAACGGGGTACCAGTTTTTTTTATCTTTGATCCGAGCAAAAATCGCAAACTCTGGCATCCCTTTAGAGGACATTTTTTCATATTGCTTTTCCGCTTTGACGCGTCGAGCCGTGTTGCTGCTGTTTTTCTGGGGTTGCGGTTTCCCAAATCCTGTTTTAGCGGGCATTGTGACGGATTCCTGAGAGACTTTTACAAAAGTTTATAATATTTTGCGGGGTCTAAACAACTTATACAATTTTACGATCCCCAGACAATCCACCGGGGTCAGTCGCTCTTGTGGGAATTGTCGGGGGAGAAAGCAAATTGAGGTTCGCACTTTGGCTAGATGTGCCGGGTGCAAAACTCTGTTTGTCTGATTAAGACGCGCAAACCCAACATAACCTTTATGATGATTGGGAGGCGAAGCGATCCCAAAAGGGCGATCGCATCTTCTTTCAAGCAAGGACTCGACCAATGGGATACATTATTTCCACTGTCAATATGAAAGGTGGCGTTGGGAAAACGACGCTAACCGTCAATCTCGCAACTTCGCTCGCCAAGCATTACAATAAGCGGGTTCTCGTCATAGACCTAGACACGCAAATTAGTGCAACGCTGAGTTTAATGCAGCCATCTCACTTTGCCAAACTCCGCAAAGAACGGCGTACCTGTCGCCAGCTCATCGCCAAAGCTATTAACCCGCTGGTTCAGTCTAACTATGCAATTCAAGACTTGATTCAGCCGTACATTTGTGCTGTCAAAGGGTTAGATTTATTACCCGGAGACATCGATATGTACGATGAATTTTCAGTCTCAGAAATGATGTACGAAAAAGCCGCCTATCACGAAGGCGCAAATCAATCTCCTCGCACTGGTCCCACCAATTTTGAGCAGGTTTGGAATAACTTTGAGCGCGTTCTAATTCGGGGGATTTTAAGCCCTGTAATTTCCGAATATGATTTCATTATCTTGGATTGCGCTCCCGGTTATAATCTTCTCACCCGCAGCGCTCTCACGGCTAGCGACTTTTATATGCTTCCGGCTAAACCCGAACCCCTATCGCTGATTGGGATTCAGTTGCTTGAAAGACGGTTAGCCCGATTGCGAGAAGTCCATAAAGATACGAATCCTTTGAACATTGAAATGTTGGGAATTGTCTTTACAATGGCAGGCGGATTGATGAATCGCTACTACCGCCAAGTCATGAATCGCGTCACGGAAGATTATAGCGCTGCCAAAATTTTTAGCACGCGCATTCCCGCCGATGTCAATGTCTCGAAAGCAGTAGATAGCGGAATGCCTGTTGTTTTAGCACATCCCGGTTCAGCAGGGGGAAGAGCCTTTCAACGTTTAACTCAAGAAACGCTACACAAACTTGAACTGATTGCAGGTAAAAAGGAGCAAAAAGTTAAAGTGAATCTTGCAGAGTTGGAGTAAGAAGAGTTCC
It includes:
- a CDS encoding phycobiliprotein lyase — its product is MDITEFFQQSSGKWFSQRTAHHLAFKQTESGQSNIEIAMLEANDPAIAKLCEQYQIDPALALCGARVSWNGTMDWDEEKHSGSTVLVPVADPDKPNEGKLLREVGYAEKVPVAGRYVMGDDGALTLITDYETMYSEERLWFASPNLRLRTSILKRFGGFSMASLCSEIRMGVTAPPQS
- a CDS encoding HHL1-like protein, whose product is MPAKTGFGKPQPQKNSSNTARRVKAEKQYEKMSSKGMPEFAIFARIKDKKNWYPVGSLTVNRSNQINQAIFANLEDLRQGAFRLYPILRKNQQNLEYGYKLKGEEFADEPIQLAVPPQPGAGNLIQNTVANVTNAVSGLFKRK
- a CDS encoding ParA family protein — protein: MGYIISTVNMKGGVGKTTLTVNLATSLAKHYNKRVLVIDLDTQISATLSLMQPSHFAKLRKERRTCRQLIAKAINPLVQSNYAIQDLIQPYICAVKGLDLLPGDIDMYDEFSVSEMMYEKAAYHEGANQSPRTGPTNFEQVWNNFERVLIRGILSPVISEYDFIILDCAPGYNLLTRSALTASDFYMLPAKPEPLSLIGIQLLERRLARLREVHKDTNPLNIEMLGIVFTMAGGLMNRYYRQVMNRVTEDYSAAKIFSTRIPADVNVSKAVDSGMPVVLAHPGSAGGRAFQRLTQETLHKLELIAGKKEQKVKVNLAELE